One Edaphobacter flagellatus genomic region harbors:
- a CDS encoding Na+/H+ antiporter, producing MESVANLHAMERMVLLLLVMVAAFAVMAHRLKVPYPIVLVLAGLVLSFVPHMPKIPLDPNLVFVIFLPPLLYSAAWSVSWRDFRRNLLIISLLAVGLVGFTVWGVAEFSDRFITALDWKAGFLLGAVLATTDAIAATSVAKSLGLPRRIVDILEGESLLNDATGLLALEFGLRLLERGDLPTVGAGLARLAYLIVGGLGIGLLMGVLVGWFERFVDNGPVELVLSLIVPYAAYLAAEEAKASGVLAVVACGLYLSRESARFFSPGVRIQIWSAWEAMTFVLNGIVFLLIGLQMPNVLAGIHGDYHITTLLEYGAIFSVTLIALRMIWVAPAVRLTNFARRLKGDHERISKRETFVIGWTGMRGVIALAAAVSVPEMINGVEFGARNLIIFLTFCVILVTLVLQGLTLPTVIRALGLAGSNQGMEPEEREARRLALREALTYLEEERREKGETYAHAYDDLIDRYEHRLAEITEDGSEQGASKAQVYQELLRAGRGALEAERRTIIRLRDEGAISDDVLRRMERVLDLEETKHLVH from the coding sequence TTGGAGTCGGTCGCAAATCTCCATGCAATGGAGAGGATGGTGCTTCTGCTGCTGGTGATGGTCGCGGCATTTGCCGTGATGGCTCACCGATTGAAGGTGCCGTATCCAATTGTGCTGGTGCTGGCTGGGCTGGTGCTCAGCTTTGTGCCGCACATGCCGAAGATCCCGCTTGATCCGAATCTTGTCTTTGTCATCTTTCTGCCTCCATTGCTGTACTCGGCGGCGTGGTCGGTCTCGTGGAGGGACTTCAGGCGCAACCTGCTGATTATTTCGCTGCTGGCTGTGGGCCTGGTGGGCTTCACGGTGTGGGGCGTGGCGGAGTTTTCTGACCGGTTTATTACGGCACTCGATTGGAAGGCAGGATTTCTGCTGGGAGCTGTGCTAGCTACGACGGATGCGATTGCGGCAACGTCGGTGGCGAAGTCGCTGGGGCTGCCACGGAGGATTGTCGACATCCTTGAAGGAGAGAGCCTGCTGAACGATGCGACAGGCCTGTTGGCGCTTGAGTTCGGGCTGCGCCTGCTGGAGCGTGGCGATCTGCCGACAGTGGGTGCGGGGCTGGCGCGTCTGGCGTATCTGATTGTTGGTGGTCTGGGGATTGGTCTGCTGATGGGCGTGCTGGTGGGCTGGTTCGAGCGCTTCGTCGACAATGGGCCTGTGGAGCTGGTGCTGAGCCTGATCGTTCCGTATGCAGCATATCTGGCAGCTGAAGAGGCGAAGGCGTCTGGCGTGCTTGCCGTGGTGGCATGCGGTCTGTATCTGAGTCGCGAGAGTGCTCGGTTCTTCTCGCCCGGCGTGCGCATACAGATATGGTCGGCGTGGGAAGCGATGACGTTTGTATTGAACGGGATTGTCTTCCTGTTGATTGGCCTGCAGATGCCGAATGTGCTGGCGGGCATCCACGGCGACTATCACATTACGACGTTGCTGGAGTACGGTGCGATCTTCAGCGTGACGCTGATTGCGCTGCGTATGATCTGGGTGGCTCCGGCGGTCCGGCTGACGAATTTTGCACGCCGTCTGAAGGGCGATCACGAACGTATCAGTAAGCGTGAGACGTTTGTGATTGGCTGGACGGGGATGCGCGGCGTCATTGCGCTGGCAGCGGCTGTCTCTGTGCCCGAGATGATTAATGGCGTCGAGTTTGGTGCGCGAAACCTGATTATCTTTCTGACGTTTTGCGTGATTCTGGTGACGCTGGTGCTGCAGGGACTGACTCTGCCTACGGTGATTCGCGCACTGGGGTTGGCGGGAAGCAATCAGGGGATGGAGCCTGAAGAGCGCGAGGCGCGAAGGTTGGCGCTGCGGGAAGCACTGACGTATCTGGAAGAAGAGCGCCGTGAGAAAGGCGAGACGTACGCGCACGCATACGACGACCTGATCGATCGTTATGAGCACAGGCTGGCCGAGATTACGGAAGACGGATCGGAGCAGGGCGCGTCGAAGGCGCAGGTGTATCAGGAGCTGCTACGTGCCGGACGTGGTGCACTGGAAGCTGAGCGAAGGACGATCATACGGCTTCGCGATGAAGGTGCGATCTCAGACGATGTGCTGCGCAGGATGGAACGCGTGCTCGATCTGGAGGAGACGAAGCACCTGGTCCACTAG